AGAGCAAAAGATTAATGAATTTTTACAAATGAGGATAAAAAATGCGGTAACGCCAGAAGAAATAAAATTTGCTAAGGCGGCAGAGAATTGTTATAGACAGTTTAAAGAAAATTTTAGCGGTAATTATTTAACGGTTGCTTTGGATGTAGCGAGTGCGCCTAGACCACTATGGACTTTATATCTGGTATGGATGGCTCTGGAAGAAGAAGCCACTGAAGAGCAATCGGTACAACTGAAAGAATGCCTTGCTTCTTTCATGACTCACATACAAAGGGGTGTTTACCGCAGCCATAATCCGACTGACACAGAAATATATATTGAAGATCAGCCTGAATGTTCTACTAGTGCAGTAGCCATTTTACTGGAAGTGCTCAAGTCATTGCCGAACTCTAGATATAAATTAGCCTCTCCCAAAATAGACGGTGTACAACGTCTACGAGAATTAATTCATTTAAAGCTTAATGATAATTATAACGTTAGAAATCATTTATTTGTACCTCTAGGCTCTATTGCGCCACCTATCGCTGAGGGGAGTTTCAAGAAGCTAGAGAAAAGGGCCCTATCACACTATGCGCGTTTTCTGGTACAAACACCGCAAGGAAATCGTCTGCTCAATAGCGCTGCCAATTTAAATGATGAAGATATTCAAGCAACGGTTGATGCAACACTCGATGAATGGAGGCCTAGACCTTGAGTTGCAGAATAATGGGCTATTGATAAACAGACCTGCATTGGTCATGATGCGAACCTAAAAATAAAAAATCAGTTAAGCCGAGGGAGTTGCTTAGCTTTAGAGTCCTTAAAAACGCATCATTATCAACTTATGCAACAAAATTGGCAGTCCGCCCTTAAAGACGTTATTACCAGTCCAGCAGAATTGCTAGACGTATTAGGCTTAAATTCCAGCTTATTAAGCGCTGCAGAGCGGAGTGCGAAATTATTTCCTTTGCGTGTGCCTAGGGGTTTTGTTTCACGTATGCAGAAAGGGAATCCGGATGATCCCTTGCTAAGACAAATCCTGCCTTTAGTGGAAGAGGAAACTATAGTGCCGGGTTTTAGTCCGGATCCATTGAATGAAACATCGACGAATCCTATTCCCGGGTTATTGCATAAATATAACGGTAGAGTATTAATTCTAGTAGCCGGTGCTTGTGCGATTAATTGTCGCTATTGTTTTAGACGTCATTTTCCTTATCAGGAGAATATTTCAGGCGGAAAAAGCTGGGCGGCTATTTTGGATTATATCGCCGCTGATCCCAGTATTTATGAAGTTATTTTTAGTGGCGGTGATCCGTTATTAGCCAATGATAAATATTTAGAAAAATGCATACATGATTTGGCAGCGATTGCGCATTTAAAAACCTTACGTATCCATTCACGTCTGCCGATTGTATTACCTCAGCGAATAACAGCGGATTTCGCAACTATTCTGACCGCCACACATTTGCAAGCCATCATGGTGATTCATTGTAATCATGCGAATGAATTGGATGATTCAGTGGCTATAGCAATTGATTACTTACGACAAAAAAAGATCGTTGTGCTCAATCAATCGGTTTTATTACGCGGGGTAAATGATTCGGTGCAAACCTTGATTGAATTGAGCCAACGATTATTTGCGCTTGGTGTTTTACCTTATTATTTGAATTTATTAGATAAAGTCCAAGGCGCGGCTCATTTTGAAGTGAATGAAAAACACGCTAAATCTTTAGTGAAGGGTATGCGAGAAAAATTATCCGGCTATTTAGTACCTCGTTTAGTAAAAGAGCAAGCAGGTGCAGCCTTTAAATTACCCTTATTTTAATAACTATGGACCCTGGCTTTCGCCAGGGTGATGATCCTTGGGTAGTTATTTAAAGTGACGAGCAAATAGCATACAATAGCGCTGAAAAATGTTAGCTGGTCCACGTTAATAGGTGTTTTATGTCAACAACTCCAGGAATGCGACGTGAAAAAGATAGTATGGGTTTTATCGAAGTCCCTGCCGATCATTATTGGGGCGCGCAAACACAGCGTAGTTTGCATCATTTTGCCATTGGCAATGATAAAATGCCGTTGGCGGTTATTCATGCGTTTGGCATTCTGAAAGAAGCGACCGCTAAAGCGAATAATGCCTTAAAGTTATTGTCTGACGAAAAAGCTAAATTAATCATACAAGCGGCGCAAGAAGTGAAATCGGGTCAGCATGATAGCGAATTTCCGCTACATGTGTGGCAAACCGGGAGTGGTACGCAAAGTAACATGAATGTGAATGAAGTTATCGCTAATCGTGCGATTGAGTTAGCCGGTGGTAAGCGTGGCAGTAAAGATCCTATTCATCCCAATGACGATGTCAATAAATCACAATCATCCAATGATACCTTTCCTACGGCGATGTATATCGCAGCGGCACTAGCGGTAGTAAAAAAATTATCGCCCGCGTTAATAGCGTTGCATGAGGGATTGATAGAAAAAGCTAAAGAATTTAAGGACATCATTAAAATAGGTCGTACGCATTTGCAAGATGCGGTGCCTTTAACCTTAGGCCAAGAATTTTCAGCGTATGTGGATCAATTAGAGGTCGCAAGACAAGCCATTGAGCTTTCATTGCCGGGACTTTATTCCTTAGCGATTGGTGGCACAGCCGTGGGTACCGGACTTAATACCCATCCAAAATTTGCCGAACTTACGGTAGAGCATATTGTTAAAGAAACCGGATTACCGTTTATTTCGGCCAAGAATAAATTTGCCGCGTTAGCGTCTCACGATGCTTTAGTATTTGCGAGCGGCGCATTAAAAACCTTGGCGTGCGCGTTAATGAAAATAGCAAATGATATTCGTTGGTTAGGTTCAGGACCACGTTGTGGTTTAGGTGAGTTAATTTTGCCGGAAAATGAACCCGGTTCTTCGATCATGCCGGGCAAAGTGAATCCTACCCAATGCGAAGCAATGACTATGGTTTGCGTGCAAGTGATGGGGAACGATGCAACGATTACCGTGGCCGGTAGCCAAGGAAACTTCGAGTTAAACGTGTTTAAACCGCTCATGATTCATAATTTCTTGCATTCGATTGATTTATTAAGTGACGCTTGCCGTTTATTTAATCAGCATTGCGTTAAGGGATTAAAGGCGAATGAAGCGAGAATTAAAAGCTTTTTAGATAATTCCTTAATGTTGGTGACCGCATTAAACCCCGTTATCGGCTATGACAAAGCGGCTAAGATTGCCAAGAAAGCATTAGCAGAGGGCACTAGTTTACGCGAAGCGTGTGTAACATTAGGTTATTTAAGCGCAGAGAAGTTTGATGAGGTGGTAGACCCTAAAAAAATGTTAGGGCCTGCTTAAAGGATAGATTTATGGCTTAGCGATGCTTCTTACTCTATCACACGTTGTAAGATTAGTTGGTAAGGTTTCTATGCGGTTTTCTGCATTGGTTACTAGTTCATAACTAATAACACGATTTTCTGATATTACTTCTAATATCCTTTTTAATATTGACCTAATAAACTCAGGCAAAGGAAAGAGGCTATCGGCAATAGACAAAGTCTCATCCACATTAAAGAGTTTACTGACAAAAGAGTAAGGTCTATGCATACACAAGATTTTTTTGTTTTTTTCAACAACACGTTTAACCGCATCTAGGGTTTTGCTTAATGGTTCTTTGGCTTGGCTATGAGCTTGGTATGTCTGAACAATCTCCATCAATGCGATTGCTTTATTTTTAGCGAGCTGAGAAGATTCTTGCGCTAACGTTTCACTGTAGAGGCTTTAATTTTAGATATTGATTCAATAAATTGATTTAATTCTTCATCTCTATGAATTTTTTTATTAATTATTAAGCTGGCTTTTGGAATTTTCGCTAGCACACTAGGACATTCATTAAGATAAAGAATAGTATGTAGTGATGCTAACGCAGAGTTAGTTAGCTCGTTGATTTTTTTATTACGATGTATGGCTGCCTTTATTTGAGGAGAAAGATCGGTAAATCGATCATCAATCGAGAATAAAGTGGTATTGTTTTCAAGTGCATTCGCAATTTCGATTAATGTATCGTTGGTTATTATTTTAGTATTAAATCTAATTGAGGTTAATGTGCTATTTTTTTTTAAGCATTTTAGCAACAGCTTGTGCGCCCGAACTATTAATTCGAGTGGCCTTAGAAAGGTAATGAAGATTAAGATCGATAGAAATTAAACTATTATTCTTTTCCAGCACTTCCATAATAGCGATAATCGATTGATTAATCTCCTTTTGATCTTTATAAAGGCCACCCAGTTTAAAAGAAATTAATTTAGTATTTTCTTTTAGCATTGTACTAAATGCTTTAACTATAGCATCGGTTGGCGAAGGAAAACTATTAAATTTAAGGGTAGTTAACGCGTTATTTTTTTAAAAGCTGCAGTAATCAAGCTAATAAGATGGGTATTATCAAAATCGTTAGAGGAAGGGGGAAATTGAATATAAAGATCAAGGTTAGTTAAAGCGGAATTATTTTTGAGCGCTTCAGAGAACGTTTCAATAACACTAAAATTATAATCCGTACTTTCCGTGAAGCGTAGTTCCATCTCTTTTAGTAGGGGAAACATCACGTATCTCTGCCATTGGTATACCCTCTTCTTATTTTATGACAAGTTAAGTCAATATCATATCACATTGTGAATTCCATACCATTACACGGGTAAATCCCCATAATTTTCAGAACTTTTAATATTTTTCACTGTTTTCGTGCATAAATATTAACTATCCAGGGAAATTTAGCTATGTTTTCTCGGTATTTTCAAACAAAAGTGAAAAAATCATTATTAAACCCAGTTAGGCTTTGAATTCTGATTCAGGCCTTATCCCTTATATATAAAGGGGTTATAGCCCGATTGCCCTGAGTTAACTATTAAGCGACCTTTTTGTATTTAATTTTTATTTAATAAATAGTCTTTATAATCAATTTTTTTGATATAAAATAAGAATAAAATAATGCCCTCAATAGATTCTGCTGTACTGGCTAAACGTTTAGTCTCCATGCAGCCTGGTAATACACTATCCGGCCTTACATTGGATATCACCGATGAGACAGGGAATCGTATTACTTTAGAAAATGCATCAATCCTTTGCAGAGAACGCCATTCTACTAAAAAAGATCCAAACAAAATAAAACGACTTGGTTATCGTTTTGAAGTCTTTACTCATGAGTGTTTGGGGCGTGGTGATTTTGGTCAAATTCATCCTATCAGTGCAACCCTTAAGCTCAATGAACAAGGTCGTATCGAGATAATAAAAAGCGCTAAACAACGTGTCCTCAAAATCTTATTTAATCCAACAAGGTTCGAACCGGATGAAACCGACATCGGCGTAAATATTCCTTACTTGCATATGAAGCCGTCTATTAAAAAAAGACGTTATATTGTTATGCGAAAAATACCTGGAAAAACACTTGATAAACTATTATATAGTCCTGATATAGAAAATTTACCTGAAAAAACTAAGCTTTTACTTCTAATTGGTTTATTGGAAACGTTACAAAACTTACACAAGCAAAATATATTTCATAATGACCTCAAGCTCGATAACATTATCGTGAATTTTGAAGCAGGTCTTTTACCAAAGCTTTATATCATCGACTTTGGTGCTGCTATACAGCTAGGTCATAAAGACTATCAAGCTTCAGCAGCTGATATAAATGACATCATAAAAATTTTTCATGAAACAGCCAGGGCTTTGAAAATTGATAATCTTGAGCTAAACCAGCTTATGGATAATATGATCGCTTGCTTATCCCCCCATCTTGTATTACAAAATACAATTGATAAATTAAGGGCTATTTATTCAAGCTTATTAGAATCCAACAAAGTAACGATAATCACCATAGAAGAAACAAACAAACCAGAGAAAACAGAAAATAAACTCACCATGGATCCCAATAATCTCTCAGGAATAGTTTATTCAAGCGTACAATTTTTCAAGAAAATGATTAGCTATTCTCTAGAGAATAGCTGCTCCTCAGAGACTAATTCACATAATAAGAATTACCTCGGCGGTTTGGTATAAATGTGCGCAACTAAAATAAGTAATGCTTATCTTTTAAGAACAATCAATTTCGCCTTCAGAAATCGCTGCGCCTTTACCCGTTAATAGTACCGATGCGCCATTGCCTGGCCAGTTCACTTGAAGTTGGCCGCCGGGCAAATGCACATCTACTTTCTTTTTAAGCCGGTTTAGCAAACGACCCGCAATAACAGCCGCGCACGCGCCGCTGCCACACGCCTGTGTTTCGCCTACACCCCGTTCGTAAACACGTAAATCAATGCGTTTTGGATTGATTATTTTCATAAATTCCACATTAATCCCTTGTGGAAAATAAGGATGTGGCGATTGATTGAGGTAATCACCGAGTTCTGCGACAGGTGCTGTTTCTAAATTATCAACTTGTAGTACACAATGTGGGTTTCCTAAGGAGAGAATACAACCATCAAAAGATCCAAACGGTGTTTCAAGTGTATGAATAGGACCTCTGGAAAAACCAGTAAAGGGAATTTTTTCAGGCGTGAAAATAGGTGTACCCAGATTGGCGGTGATTTGATGATCGTTAGCTAATTGTAACTCTATAAAACTGGTTCGGGTGGCAAGACGAATATGGTTTTCTTTTGATAAGTTTTCGCTAGCTAGAAATTGTGCTACACACAGTGCGCCATTGCCGCATTGTCCTACTTCGCTGCCATTGGCATTAAAAATACGATAATAAAAGTGTGCTTCTTTGTGGCGAGATTTTTCTATCAGCAATAATTGGTCGAACCCCATATCGCTACGTGTCGCCCATTCGCGTATTAATTTGGTATTGGGTTTAAAGGTTTGATTGACACCATCGATAACAATAAAATGATTGTTAAGTAAATGCATTTTTTTAAATGTGATTTTCATGGCGTTAATTTAACAGTTTTAAAAAAAATCGTTATTGCGATTGCCACGCACTGCGCGCTCGCAATGACGGAAGACGCGCGGCAATCTAGTTACATATTCTCCTGGATTGCTTCGTGCCTACGGCACTCGCAATGACGGGTAGACATGCTCATTAGCCCATAGTTGTTCTATCGTTTCACGCGCACGAATCAAGCTGATTTTAGTGTTATCAACCAGCACTTCGGCGCTTCTAGGTCTAGAATTATAATTGGAACTCATAGAAAAACCATAGGCACCACTATCAAGAATCGCTAGATAATCACCGGGTTTAATACGCAATAATTTATCTTTGCCTAAAAAATCACTGCTTTCACAGATGGGGCCTACGACATCATAAATAGTTTCATTTAACTCAGGGTGTAAGTCTACTTCTTTAATCGTCTGTTGTGCTTGATAGAGCGCGGGGCGTAGCAGATCATTCATTCCCGCATCCACAATCGCAAAGTGTTTATCTGCATGGCGTTTTAGGTATTCAACGCGTGTGACGAGAATACCGGCTTTAGCGACTAAAGCGCGTCCTGGTTCTATTACTAAACGCAAATGACACTTGCTTTGTGTTAGCGTTTCTAACATGGCTTTGCAATAATCTTGTGGTGTGGGAACGGTTTCCTGGTTATAAGAAATACCCAGGCCGCCACCGATATTAATGGTTTGCAAGTTAATGTGCTGTTCTTTTAACTGTTCAACTAGGATTAAAAGGCGCGTGATCGCCTGTAAAAAAGGTTGCAGAGTGTTTAATTGTGAACCTAAATGACAAGCAATGCCCTGAATTTTTAAATGTTTTGATTGTGCGGCTAATGAATAGAGAGCGAGTGCATTGTGTTCGCTGATGCCAAATTTGTTGTCTTTGGTGCCCGTTGTAATATAGGGATGGGTATTGGCATTAATATCCGGATTAATGCGTAACGCGATAGGTGCGATACGGTTTAATACTTTTGCTTGAGTTTCGATGCGTAATAATTCCTCATGTGATTCTACATTAAAGCAGCCAATATCTGCTTCCAAGGCCTGTGTAATTTCGTCAATGCTTTTACCGACACCGGAAAAAACACTTTTTTTAGCGTCACCACCGGCTTTGAGAACACGCGCCAACTCTCCACCCGAAACAATATCAAAACCAGCGCCTTGTTTTGCTAAGAGGGATAAAATACTCAGGTTAGAATTGGCTTTAACCGCATAGCAGATTTGATGCGGATAAGGCATGAGTGATTCAGAAAAAGCTTGCCATTGTTTGATTAATTCAGTCTTGGAATAAATATAACAGGGCGTGCCATATTGTTGTACAATCTGCGCGATTGGAATATTTTCTAATTGTAAATGCTGGTTGATATAGCGTAAGGACATTGTTAAAGCACAGTTTTAGAAGGATGACGTGGCACATAAACCGGTGGTTTTTGATCGGGTAAATAGAGCGGACCCATTTGACCGCAAGCGGTCAAAGAAAGAACAATTAAAAAAGTGACAAGCTTTAAACTATTTTTTTGCATAGCAAATTTCCATGGTTTTGGGTATGGGAAACTGTGAAATTCCTAGTATATACTCATATATAAAGTGAGAGACTTTTATTTTAAGAGGTTTAAGAAGATGGAAAATACTAACTCATTATCTTATGAAGAAGTCAATCCGCTATCAAAGCCCTCAGCTAGTATTATTTGCTTGCATGGGTTGGGTGCGGATGGGCATGATTCTGCTGCTATGGCTAAAGCGGTTGCAATTGGAACCGGCGTTCGTTTTGTATTTCCGCATGCGCCAGTGCGACCTATCACCTTGAATGGGGGAGCACCGATGCGGGCCTGGTATGATATCCATGGCTTAACCTTTGATTCAACGGAAGATGAGGAAGGAATTCGAGCAGCGGCTAAAAGTCTTTTTGAGCTGGTAGAAAAAGAAATCCAGCGCGGCATCCCTGCTAAGCGTATTGTGTTGGCTGGATTCTCTCAGGGTGGGGCGATGGCTTTATATACAGCATTACGTTATCCCCATGCCTTAGCGGGCGTGCTAGCGTTATCGACTTATTTACCCTTACATCGCTTTTTAGCAGAAGAAGCCAGTCCTGCGAACAAAACAACACCTATCTTTATGGCGCATGGTGATGCAGATGAGGTTGTCCTTCCAGCTTTAGGTGAGTTTTCCTATAACTGCTTGAAGGAGCTCGCTTATCCGGTGCAATTTAATCGTTATTCTTCTATGGGTCATAGTATCTCTCCCGAAGAGCTGAGGGATATTACACAGTGGTTGCAAAAGCATTTACAAAAATAAGTTAAAAAACGTTATACTCCGCCTCATTAACAACAGGCGGCACTTTTGATGCAACGAATTCGTAATTTTTCTATTATCGCGCATATAGACCATGGAAAATCTACCTTATCGGATAGGTTAATCCAGGTCTGTGGTGGTTTAAGTGAGCGGGAAATGTCCGCGCAGGTCTTAGATTCTATGGAGTTAGAACGAGAACGCGGGATTACTATCAAAGCACAAAGTGTGACGCTTTCCTATCAGGCTAAGGATGGTCAAAATTACCAGTTAAACTTTATTGATACACCTGGCCACGTTGATTTCTCTTATGAAGTATCGCGCTCACTAGCAGCCTGTGAAGGGGCATTGCTGGTCGTGGATGCGGCGCAAGGTGTGGAAGCACAGACGGTTGCGGTATGTTATACCGCGCTTGAGCAGGGTTTAGAAGTGCTGCCGGTGTTGAATAAAATCGATTTACCGCAGGCAGATGCCGATCGTGTCATCCACGAAATTGAAGATATCATTGGTATTCCAGCATCCGATGCAGTCAGAGTGAGCGCAAAAACAGGATTCGGTGTTGATGAATTACTAGAGCGATTAATTCAG
This is a stretch of genomic DNA from Candidatus Rickettsiella viridis. It encodes these proteins:
- a CDS encoding protein kinase domain-containing protein — encoded protein: MPSIDSAVLAKRLVSMQPGNTLSGLTLDITDETGNRITLENASILCRERHSTKKDPNKIKRLGYRFEVFTHECLGRGDFGQIHPISATLKLNEQGRIEIIKSAKQRVLKILFNPTRFEPDETDIGVNIPYLHMKPSIKKRRYIVMRKIPGKTLDKLLYSPDIENLPEKTKLLLLIGLLETLQNLHKQNIFHNDLKLDNIIVNFEAGLLPKLYIIDFGAAIQLGHKDYQASAADINDIIKIFHETARALKIDNLELNQLMDNMIACLSPHLVLQNTIDKLRAIYSSLLESNKVTIITIEETNKPEKTENKLTMDPNNLSGIVYSSVQFFKKMISYSLENSCSSETNSHNKNYLGGLV
- a CDS encoding alpha/beta fold hydrolase encodes the protein MENTNSLSYEEVNPLSKPSASIICLHGLGADGHDSAAMAKAVAIGTGVRFVFPHAPVRPITLNGGAPMRAWYDIHGLTFDSTEDEEGIRAAAKSLFELVEKEIQRGIPAKRIVLAGFSQGGAMALYTALRYPHALAGVLALSTYLPLHRFLAEEASPANKTTPIFMAHGDADEVVLPALGEFSYNCLKELAYPVQFNRYSSMGHSISPEELRDITQWLQKHLQK
- the fumC gene encoding class II fumarate hydratase: MRREKDSMGFIEVPADHYWGAQTQRSLHHFAIGNDKMPLAVIHAFGILKEATAKANNALKLLSDEKAKLIIQAAQEVKSGQHDSEFPLHVWQTGSGTQSNMNVNEVIANRAIELAGGKRGSKDPIHPNDDVNKSQSSNDTFPTAMYIAAALAVVKKLSPALIALHEGLIEKAKEFKDIIKIGRTHLQDAVPLTLGQEFSAYVDQLEVARQAIELSLPGLYSLAIGGTAVGTGLNTHPKFAELTVEHIVKETGLPFISAKNKFAALASHDALVFASGALKTLACALMKIANDIRWLGSGPRCGLGELILPENEPGSSIMPGKVNPTQCEAMTMVCVQVMGNDATITVAGSQGNFELNVFKPLMIHNFLHSIDLLSDACRLFNQHCVKGLKANEARIKSFLDNSLMLVTALNPVIGYDKAAKIAKKALAEGTSLREACVTLGYLSAEKFDEVVDPKKMLGPA
- the lysA gene encoding diaminopimelate decarboxylase → MSLRYINQHLQLENIPIAQIVQQYGTPCYIYSKTELIKQWQAFSESLMPYPHQICYAVKANSNLSILSLLAKQGAGFDIVSGGELARVLKAGGDAKKSVFSGVGKSIDEITQALEADIGCFNVESHEELLRIETQAKVLNRIAPIALRINPDINANTHPYITTGTKDNKFGISEHNALALYSLAAQSKHLKIQGIACHLGSQLNTLQPFLQAITRLLILVEQLKEQHINLQTINIGGGLGISYNQETVPTPQDYCKAMLETLTQSKCHLRLVIEPGRALVAKAGILVTRVEYLKRHADKHFAIVDAGMNDLLRPALYQAQQTIKEVDLHPELNETIYDVVGPICESSDFLGKDKLLRIKPGDYLAILDSGAYGFSMSSNYNSRPRSAEVLVDNTKISLIRARETIEQLWANEHVYPSLRVP
- the epmB gene encoding EF-P beta-lysylation protein EpmB, coding for MQQNWQSALKDVITSPAELLDVLGLNSSLLSAAERSAKLFPLRVPRGFVSRMQKGNPDDPLLRQILPLVEEETIVPGFSPDPLNETSTNPIPGLLHKYNGRVLILVAGACAINCRYCFRRHFPYQENISGGKSWAAILDYIAADPSIYEVIFSGGDPLLANDKYLEKCIHDLAAIAHLKTLRIHSRLPIVLPQRITADFATILTATHLQAIMVIHCNHANELDDSVAIAIDYLRQKKIVVLNQSVLLRGVNDSVQTLIELSQRLFALGVLPYYLNLLDKVQGAAHFEVNEKHAKSLVKGMREKLSGYLVPRLVKEQAGAAFKLPLF
- the lptM gene encoding LPS translocon maturation chaperone LptM; protein product: MQKNSLKLVTFLIVLSLTACGQMGPLYLPDQKPPVYVPRHPSKTVL
- the dapF gene encoding diaminopimelate epimerase, whose product is MKITFKKMHLLNNHFIVIDGVNQTFKPNTKLIREWATRSDMGFDQLLLIEKSRHKEAHFYYRIFNANGSEVGQCGNGALCVAQFLASENLSKENHIRLATRTSFIELQLANDHQITANLGTPIFTPEKIPFTGFSRGPIHTLETPFGSFDGCILSLGNPHCVLQVDNLETAPVAELGDYLNQSPHPYFPQGINVEFMKIINPKRIDLRVYERGVGETQACGSGACAAVIAGRLLNRLKKKVDVHLPGGQLQVNWPGNGASVLLTGKGAAISEGEIDCS